The Seleniivibrio woodruffii genome contains a region encoding:
- a CDS encoding LysR family transcriptional regulator, which translates to MDLRQLKFFLEIADCGGFTKAAEKLFIAQSALSTAIKKLEEELGAELFSRQNKRIALTYEGEIFALRAREILKSVDSAGQEIAELKSLIKGEVRVGLTPMLSSFFFPKILAAFKQQYPSLQISVQGDSAWNIQRKIETGEIDMGIIAGEVPDGLDSHHILREEVVACVSRSHPLAGNRKLPRKKLLSQPLLQFKAGYAIREIIDDIARKEGIGTVTAAESNIFSLLKNLAKEELGVAFLLKMAASGTPNEVAVISCDPQIYLNHFIAWKKNTRLSPANRAFVDFLASELDEYYMLKRAAETFPLP; encoded by the coding sequence ATGGATCTGAGACAGCTGAAATTCTTTCTGGAAATAGCCGACTGCGGGGGATTCACAAAGGCCGCAGAAAAGCTTTTCATCGCCCAGTCGGCTCTGAGCACAGCGATAAAAAAACTGGAAGAGGAACTGGGTGCGGAGCTGTTCAGCAGGCAGAACAAAAGGATAGCCCTGACATACGAAGGGGAGATCTTCGCTCTGCGTGCCAGAGAGATACTGAAATCTGTGGACAGTGCCGGACAGGAGATAGCCGAGCTTAAAAGCCTGATAAAGGGCGAGGTTAGGGTGGGGCTTACACCCATGCTCAGCAGTTTTTTCTTCCCGAAGATTCTGGCGGCATTCAAACAGCAATATCCCTCGCTCCAGATATCAGTTCAGGGCGACAGCGCATGGAACATTCAGCGGAAAATAGAGACTGGCGAAATAGACATGGGCATAATTGCCGGAGAGGTTCCTGACGGGCTGGATTCCCATCACATCCTGCGCGAAGAGGTTGTGGCCTGCGTTTCCAGAAGCCACCCGCTGGCAGGAAACCGCAAGCTACCCCGCAAAAAACTGCTCTCACAGCCCCTTCTGCAGTTTAAGGCCGGATACGCTATCCGGGAGATTATCGACGACATCGCCCGCAAAGAAGGTATCGGCACAGTAACGGCCGCCGAATCCAACATCTTCTCACTGCTGAAAAATCTGGCAAAGGAAGAACTTGGCGTGGCATTTCTGCTGAAAATGGCCGCTTCGGGAACGCCCAACGAAGTCGCCGTCATTTCCTGCGACCCGCAGATATATCTCAACCATTTCATAGCATGGAAGAAAAACACCCGCCTCTCCCCTGCCAACAGAGCCTTTGTGGACTTTCTGGCATCCGAGCTGGATGAATATTACATGCTGAAACGTGCGGCGGAAACTTTTCCTCTGCCATAA